Genomic DNA from Gloeocapsa sp. DLM2.Bin57:
GTTAACTGTCTCGATACTAAACAAATTATTGATATTCAAGTGGATTTACCCCCAGAATTAATCCAACAAATTGAACAACAAACCGGAATTACTATTACTGAATATCGTATTGATTTTTACGGTTACTCTCAAGCAACTCAGATACAATCATAAAATCAGACTCGATGAGTTTAGTTAAAGGTTAAAAATGTCATAGCGAGTGAAAAGAAGCTATCGCAATAGTTAATTAATTTAGCCAATATCTCAACCAGGGAATAGGGAATAAAATGTAAAAATAATTATAATTTACACCTCACACCCGAGAGAGAGATAAAACTTTGAGTAATAAGATTAGACTTGCTATTATCATTTTTAATAGTCCTCAATATCAAGAATCTCTCCAACTAAGAGAAGAGATCTTAAGAAAACCCCTAGGTTTATCCTTAACCACCGAAGATTTAGCTAATGAGGAACAACAAACTCATTTAGGGGTATTTATTGAAGATAAATTGATCGGAATAGTTATCTTAAAACCTACTTTAGATGCTAGGATAGTCAAACTTAGACAAATGGCGATCGCCCCTAGTTATCAAAATCAAGGTATTGGGACACAATTGATGCAATACGCAGAACCACAAGCATTATCTCAAGGATATCAACAAATAGAACTCCATGCTCGTTATCAATACCAAAGATTTTATACTAAATTAGGTTATCAACCAGTAGGAGAACCTTTTATAGAGGTAACAATTCCTCATATTTTGATGACAAAAAAAATAGTTAGTTATGAATAAATTTTTACCCTTCTTATTTGGTGCATTAGTAGGGATTATGGGAGGTTTAATCGGTTTAGGTGGAGCAGAATTTAGGCTACCTATCCTAATTAAAGTCTTTAATTATTCCACTTTAAAAGCGATTATTATTAATCTCATCGTTAGTTTAGTAACGGTTATTTTTTCCTTAATTTTTCGGAGTGGAGTAGTTGGTTTAAATAACATTATTGCTAGTTCAGGTATAATTATTAATATTTTAGCAGGTTCTTTAATTGGTGCTTATCTTGGTGTTAATTATGCCACGAGAATAAATGAAAAACTTCTGAATAAAATTGTCGTTATTTTTTTAGTGATTATTAGTTTTATTTTAATGGCACATGAATTAATTTTTAGTTTACAAATTTGGGAATTACCTAGTTTATTAAAAGTCATAAGCGCTTGGCTAGCTGGTGTAATAATTGGAGTTTTTAGTAGTTTACTAGGAGTAGCAGGAGGAGAATTAATCATTCCTACGATTATTTTGATTTTTGCTGTAGATATAAAATTAGCAGGTAGTTTAAGTCTAGCTATCAGTGTACCTACTATTATCATGGGTTTATGGAAATATAATCGCCAGCAAAAGTTACAACAAGTAAAAGATGATTACTCTTTTCTAATTTTGATGGCAATAGGTTCTATTGTAGGTGCATTTATTGGCAGTTACTTATTACAGTATATTGCTAGTATTTATCTCTATTGGATTTTAGGCATAATTTTATTAATCTCAGCCTATAAACTAGCTAAACATTAAAGGCACTCTTGTAAGAGGGAAGAGAGGGGAAGTGTGGGGAGAAGGGAGGAGACGGGGAGAGAGGGAGTATGATATATAGGAATAATAAAACCTAATACCTAAAACCGTTCCACCGTTCTACCTAACCCCGAACTCTACTTTATTGTCTTTTATCGATTAACTCATTACTAAGAAAATGAGCATTTTGTTCTCTAACTTTAGCAGCTTCTTCATCATATAAAAAGGGTAAAAAAGCGTAACGTATTCCTTGGGTAACAGGAGTAGCTTCATGAAGAAGAGAACAAGAAAAAACCACAGCCCCTCCCGTTGGTGCGCGATAAATTTTGTCTCCAAACTCAGGAAAGCGGAGATTACCTCCCTCGTATTCTTCAGCGTTAAGATTGATGGTACAGGCAAACCGACGATACGCCGTAGCTTTAGTTGTATTGTCACGATGAGGACGGAAAAACCCACCAACTTTACCATCATAACAAGCAATGACATAGCGTTCCATCCTGGTGACATTGAAGTTAAAAGCTTTAGCAATCTCTGGTAGTAATCTGTTGATAATTTTAGTCCGAACACTACGACAAACTGCTTGTGCGTTAGGATCATGTTCCAGATAATAGTCTTGACGACGCTTGAAACTATAATCAACCACCCCAAC
This window encodes:
- a CDS encoding GNAT family N-acetyltransferase: MSNKIRLAIIIFNSPQYQESLQLREEILRKPLGLSLTTEDLANEEQQTHLGVFIEDKLIGIVILKPTLDARIVKLRQMAIAPSYQNQGIGTQLMQYAEPQALSQGYQQIELHARYQYQRFYTKLGYQPVGEPFIEVTIPHILMTKKIVSYE
- a CDS encoding sulfite exporter TauE/SafE family protein is translated as MNKFLPFLFGALVGIMGGLIGLGGAEFRLPILIKVFNYSTLKAIIINLIVSLVTVIFSLIFRSGVVGLNNIIASSGIIINILAGSLIGAYLGVNYATRINEKLLNKIVVIFLVIISFILMAHELIFSLQIWELPSLLKVISAWLAGVIIGVFSSLLGVAGGELIIPTIILIFAVDIKLAGSLSLAISVPTIIMGLWKYNRQQKLQQVKDDYSFLILMAIGSIVGAFIGSYLLQYIASIYLYWILGIILLISAYKLAKH